The window TTGCTAGTAATGTTATTAATTAGTTTCAATTTCATATTATCATCTATTAAAATTCTCCACCTTATTTTCAGTCTTTGCTTGTCTTTgccttttgtattatttttggcccttggtttttatattattgtcaGTAATTGTGATACTTTTTATAGtaaataaatagaagtataaataacttgtatttttgatctttataatatttatctagtaatttttttaaataggtCAATGCCGTGGCGTCTGCTTATAGAAATAAGAATATTGATTATTGGGATGAAATATGCACATATTTGCCATGGATAGAGCTATGGGTCAAGAAGCTGAGCAACATGAAGAATCTGTGGCAGCTAtggagaaagaaaatgaaacttGCAGTCCTTCTGAGGCAAACTCTGCATCATCTAACAAGAGGTCAAAGAAAGATTCTATCGTGGATGCTATTTCTAGATTTACAGAGTCATTTGAAAACTATCTACAATCAAACAAACTTCCACCTAAGCCTGATTCCAAAGAGGTTTATGATGTTGTTTCAAAGGTTGCCGGACAAGATCGAAATGAAGTCTTGAAGGCAAAAAATCTGTTTTTGAAGGATACAGAAGAGTTTGTTATGTTAAAGGAACTACTAGAGAATGAGAAATTAGACTAGGTGTTACTATGTCTTAACTCATGAGTAgtttttttcagattttatttttgtttatatggACAGTTTGGATGTGCTTAGAGTGgtattgactatatttttccaaAACAGATTTTGAACCATTATGTTTGATTAAATGTTACTATTGAATTCAAGAATTATAATTCTTCATTTTTGCCAAACAATATTAGAATTTGAAacttagaaattgaaaatctcaTTGATTCCAAATAAATTTTAGGATTTGTAATTATGAAATTGTAAATTCTAAGAttttccaaacaataaatttgaaattgaaattcaaaatttagaaattcaaaattgaattctgaattttcaatttaattcttGGTTTCCAAACGCTACCTAAGTAAATTCAGATTTGAACCTCTGAAATATTAAAGAAGAGATTAAGAATGACAAGTTTTGatcttttattttgaatgaaagaAATGGAGATATGGAGAATATGGTATTTGTGATTGATAAAAATGATGTGAGTGATGTTCATTTTTATCAATCACAAATACCATCTTCTCCATATCTCCATTtctttcattcaaaataaaagatCAAAACTTGTCATTCTTAATCTCTTCTTTAATATTTCAGAGATTCAAATCTGAATTTACTTATGCTATGTTTGGGAATAatgatttcatttaaaaatttaaaattggctCAAATCTATTGTttagcaaatcaaaaattttcaaatttggatttgaatcaaattcTATCATtgcttttaaagtagttaaaattaagGATTTGAAGAAGACTACCCAAACCTTgccattctcaaattcttcatttatgattttataattaaaattcatagtttgaaatgaaatacttgttcacAAACACTACATAAatgaatttgtgtttttaaaggTAGAACATGAGATTCTGATGTAATGAAACACTGAGTTTAATGTAATGACACATAACCAAGTTATGTATCTTAGCATGACATTAGGAGCGTTAAAACATGACGCCCAACCCTTTTATCTACTTTTATATTTTGTCTTAGTTTACAAAATACGTTTGGCGAAATAAATATCGTAGGTAATTAAAATAGTCccttaattttacttttttaaaatgtcattttaaataaaataaataaaactttaaatacaaattaaaataaataaaattacaaattatcATCTCTAAAATAATGTTACTCGGATTAATTTACCTTAAAtccccaacttaaaataatttcatccataaaattacaatacgcatcataaataattttagacaCTTTTCAACttaattagtattataattaagttttatcacaataataactgttatagttttaaaaatataaataaaacactTATGAT of the Amaranthus tricolor cultivar Red isolate AtriRed21 chromosome 6, ASM2621246v1, whole genome shotgun sequence genome contains:
- the LOC130815195 gene encoding uncharacterized protein LOC130815195, translating into MLYLSPLCLSKAVKEIRAMESQAVADNLRNQLGLLATTEHVKNRIKVWKKHHSVITDIRTYTKFKWDDDKKMLIIPIEDHEECSAYCKVNAVASAYRNKNIDYWDEICTYLPWIELWVKKLSNMKNLWQLWRKKMKLAVLLRQTLHHLTRGQRKILSWMLFLDLQSHLKTIYNQTNFHLSLIPKRFMMLFQRLPDKIEMKS